Below is a window of Sulfitobacter sp. BSw21498 DNA.
AAAAACCTCTATGATCTGCCCGCCGAAGAACTGGCCGATATCCCAACCGTATCCAGCTCCCTGCGCGAAGCGCTGGACGAACTGCAATCGGATATGGATTACCTGCTGGCCGGTGACGTCTTCACCAAAGACCAGATCCAGGGCTATATCGACCTGAAGATGGAAGAAGTTCTCAAGTACGACCAAACACCTCACCCGGTTGAATTTGGCATGTACTACAGCTGCTAAACCCGTCGCCCACCCTCAGGGGTGGACCTAAATACCAGTTAAGGGCGTCCCAATGGGGCGCCCTTTCGCTTTCAAAGCTGCTTCTTATTTGAAGTTCGCCGCACCTGAGCTAGAGTCAGCCGAAGTCAAATTTAGCCAGAGGTACTTTTATGCGCCCCACCCAACGACTTGCCACTGCTCTTCTGCTGTCCATGGGCTTTGCTGCCCCCGTTGCTGCGGCCCAATGTGGCAACAACGCAGGGGGCTTTGAGGCCTGGAAGCCCGCCTTCGCCAAAGAGGCCGCGGCCGCAGGGGTTGGTCAACGTGGCCTCGATGCGCTGGCCAATGCGCGCTATGCCAGCAGCACCATCGCCGCTGACCGCAACCAGAAATCCTTTAACTACTCGCTGGATAAATTCATGCAGGTGCGCGGTGCCGATACAATCGTCGCCCAAGGTCGCAAACGCAAATCCCGTGACGCAGGCTTCTACCAGTCTCTCGAAGCACGCTATGGGGTGCCTGCCGGGGTGATCATCGCGATCCACGGCATGGAAACGGCCTTTGGCGGATTCATGGGCGATACCTCGGTTGTCTCGGCGATTACGACGCTGACATACGACTGCCGTCGCTCAGACTTTTTCGCCCCCCACGCCATCGGTGCCCTCAAACTGGTCGATACCGGCGCGATCAGTGGCAGCACTAAAGGGGCCAAACACGGAGAGCTCGGGCACACACAATTCCTGCCTGGCAATGCTCTGCGCTACGGCGTGGATGGCAACGGTGATGGCCGTGTCGATTTCTACAACCAGACCGATGCACTGGCCTCCACGGCGAATTTCCTGCGCCAAAAAGGCTGGCAACCCGGTGCGGGCTACCAAGAAGGCCAGACCAACTTTAACGTAATCAAACAATGGAACGCGGCTGGCGTCTATCAAAAGGCCATCGCCATCATGGCAGCCCGCATCGACGGCTAATCCCCGCCCGATCCTATACCGACACACCAACGCGCGCGCCTTTTACTTAAGGCGCGCGTTTTAATTCCAAATGGCAAAATATCCTCGCCGAAGGCATCCTGCCCTTTCGGCCCCATCCCACGGCAAATGTCGTCCACATCCGCTCACTGGCCGCATCCCTGCTTTGCCCCTTCTCAGGCAGCCTTGTCCCCGTCACGCACCACATACGTGTGGATGGTAAAGACTACCGCGTCGCTTTCGGGGAGGCGCAGGATACCCTGCCGCTCTGATCGGGTAAAGGGCATGTCACTGCCCGTCTCGCGGCGGCGGGGCTGGTGAAGATCCGCATCGGCATAGCGCAGCTTGTTAAAGCGCCACAAAGGTCGCCCTGCCCGCACCCCGTCAAACAGACGTTGTACGCGCCGCGCAATATCGGCGTCGTATTCCGCGACCGGGGTGTGAATAGCGGTCAACGGCTGTTCTATCTTGTCCGCCAACCGCCAGTTCGCCGGAAAGCACAGCGCCGCTGCGGTGAGCACATGTTCATCGCCACGCTTTTGCAGAATGCAAACGTCTTCCTGCACCAGATGTGCCAGCGTCCAGAGCGGTTGTGAACGGTCCAGCGTGACCTTGCGCCCATCGGGGCAAACCACAGCCTTTGTGTCGATCCCAAAGCCAAAGCGCGGCAGCAACGCGAGCGCGTTTTCCAGCAGTTCGGACGCGGCGGGCTTTGCTGCCTCGCTTTGGTAGAAGACCGCTTCGGGCCGCTCTGCCAGCAGCGCCTCGCGATACGCCATCTGCGGGGCATAGGCTTCGTCCATCAGCAGCCAATCCTCTGCCCCGCAGGGCCCCGTGCCTGGCAGCCCCGGTGTGCCGGTTTGCGATTCCGGCAGTCTGGTTTGCAGTATCACGGGCATGGGCTCTCCCTGTCAGATAGGTGGATCAGGTTTGGTCAGTGGGCGACACGGGGCAGGATCAAAGCGCGGCGCGCCCCAGACCCACTGCGCGGATATTCACCGTGCCTTCGGCGAGGATTTACCCCCATTTGGAAGCGGGCGTCAGTTCCCGAGCGCGTCTTGCAGCGCGGGCAGGAAGCGTTGTTCATAATCGCTCCCCACCAGAGGGCCCGCATAGCGGAACAAGACCGTGCCATCGCCTGCGATGATAAAGGTCTCTGGCGGGGCAGTGACGCCCCAGTTGATCGCGGTACGGCCCTGCGGATCAAACGCAACGCCCTCGAACGGGTTGCCATCGTCGGTCAGGTAACTGGACGCGGCACCAACGAGGTCTTTGAAATTGACCCCGATGATCGACAGCCCCTGGGCTTGCATATCCAGCAACTGCGGGTGCTCTGCGCGGCACGGCGGGCACCAGCTGGCCCAAAAATTCACCAACGTCACCTCGCCATTGGTCAGCACGTCCGGCGCGGCGGCAGGAAACCCTTCGAGCGGTTTTTCCGGCAGCGCGGGGGCCATTTGCCCGACCAGCGTAGAGGGCAACCCCTCGGGATCGGCGCGGAACATACCAAAGGCGGCAAGTGCCACGAAGCCTGCAAACACCAGCGGTGGCGCGATCATCAGCGGAGAGATTTTACCCATGTTTACGTGCCTCTACTTCGGCCAGTGTGGCGCGGGCCTTGCGCCCCTTGCGCAGGCTAAGCACCACGAGCCCTGCCAGCAGCAGCAGCGACACGCCATAGGCCGCAAGGACTTCGGCGGCGTATTTTCCAAGGTCTGGCATCATGCCCCTCTTTCACTGCGGGCCAGCAACGCACGGGCGCGGCGCAGGCGGATTTCGGTTCCTGTCCGGTACAGCACCAGTGCCAGAAACAGCAGGCCAAAGCCGATCATGCTGATCAGCAACGGGTAGAAAAAAACATCCGACACGGTGCGCCCGCCGGTCGCCAGCGGGACAGAGGTGCCTTGATGCAGACCCTGATTCCAGAACTTGACCGCATAGCGCGACAGCACCGCAAAGACCGACCCCACCAGACAGAGCACTGCCGTCAGGTCCGCCGCGGTGTCGGGGTCTTCGACGGCCTCCCACAGGGCGATATAGCCAAGATAGAACAGGAACAGGATCAGAAAGGACGTCAGCCGCGGATCCCACGCCCACCACGTGCCCCACATCGGCTGGCCCCAGATCGCGCCGGTGATCAGCGCGATCACGGTCATAACAATGCCTACGGGTGCTGCGGCTTTGGCCGCAAGCGCGCTGACGTGGTGCCGGCGGATCAGCCAGATCAGCGATGCGACCAGCATCATGAACCACGCATTGATCGCCATCAGCGCAGCGGGCACATGCAGATAGATAATCTTGACCGTTGATCCCTGCCGGTAGTCATCGGGCGTGGCGAAGAACCCCCAAAGCAGGCCAACCGCCAGACATAAGGCAGCGCCCCCCCAGACAAAGGGTTGCACACGGGCCGAGAGGCCCAAAAATTTCACCGGATTGGCGTATTCCCATAAAGACATGGCGGGGTTCTATCGCTCCGTTAATTGGCACTCAATGGTCAAAAGCGCGCACTCACCTTAAGGTCATCCGCAAAACCGCGGCAGAGGCAAACGGCATCAGCGCGATGGTGCCAAAGGTAATACCTGCGAGCAGCATCAGCGGGGTTGTGGCGTCCAGCCCCATTGCGCCACGGCGCGCGGCCTCTGCGCCGAAAATGAGCGTCGGCACATAAAGCGGCAGCACCAACAGCGACATCAACAGGCCCCCGCGTTTGATCCCGACGGTCAGCGCCGCACCGAAGGCCCCGATTACGGAAAGCGCGGGCGTGCCCAGACCCAAAGATGCCACCAGCCACAGATAGCCCGACGGCGCGAGGTTCAGCATCACCCCCAGCAGCGGGGCGGCCAGCACCAGCGGCAACCCAGTGGTCAGCCAGTGGGACAGCGCCTTGATACTCAGCGCGGCCTCAAGCGGGAGCGGGGCTGTAGCCAGAAGATCCAGCGTGCCGTCCTCGAAATCCAACGCAAGGAGGCGGTCGAGCGACAGCAAACAGGCCAGCAACGCCCCCAACCACAGGACGCCAGGCGCAATGGTTGCCAGCAGGTCAGATTGCGGCCCAACCGAGAATGGCACCAGAACCGTCACGATCAGAAAAAACGCCAATCCTAGGCCAAAGCCCCCGCCCGCCCGAAAGGCAAGCATCAGGTCACGGCGCAGCAGGGCGATCATAGGAAAGCCTCGTCGCTGGCACCGCTGCGCTGTGACAGCTTGGCGCGAAAGGGCGTGATGTCAAAGGTTTGCGCATCTAGACCAAGATTAATATGGGTCGCGATCAGCGCCATACCCCCGCCTGCCAGATGCGCCGTCACGGCAGAGGCGAATAGCCCAACGGCGGCGACATCCAGCGACACGGTCGGTTCGTCCAGCACCCAGACGGGCCGCCCCGTTACCATCAGACGTGCCAGACCCAGACGACGTTTTTGCCCCGCCGAAAGGGTGCCCGCCAGACGATTTTGCAGCGCTTCAAGGTCATAGGCGATCAGGGCTGGCGCGATATCGTGTTGACCAAAAACCTGCGCCCAGAATTCAAGGTTTTCGCGCACGCTGAGCATGGCTTTCAGCCCGTCGGCATGGCCCGCATAGGCGATGGTTTCTTCGGCACCGTCGATGCGGCCGGACAAGGGCGGCTGCAGCCCCGCGATGCAGCGCAGAAGCGTCGTCTTGCCTGCGCCGTTTGGCCCGCGCAGGATCAGGGCCGTTCCCGGCGCTACCGTAAAAGTGACCCCGTCCAGCACAGGCACGCCACCGCGCGCAACCGCAAGCTCGGAGACACGCAAGGTCATGTCAGACAGGGATCAGGGCCAAGGCGATGCGACGGCCTTCGCTCAGCAAGACGTTATAGGTGCGCGCCGCTGCGGGGGACGACATGACGTCGACGCCGATACCTGCGTCTTCCAATACGCTGCGCAGGTCGGCGGGGATATGGGTGATCTCGGGGCCCGTACCGATGAAGAGAATGTCGATCTTGCCCGCCAACGCCAACAGCGGCGCATGGTCGTCAAAGCCGGCCCAAGGCGACACGCCGGAGGCCCCTGCGATCACCGGCCCGTTAAACACCTCGCCACCGATACGAAAGAAGCCGGGGCCATAGCCTTCGACGGGTTTGGCATCAGAATACACGACCTCGTTCAAACGCATGATGTTCTCCTTTGGACAGGGGCTGCGCCATCATAGCCGATCCAGCGCGCAGAATACAGGTTAACTGGCGGTGGAACGGGGCGGTCGCGCAAAGGCGTGACGTCGCGCCGGATAGTGGCGCGGGCTGCGCTGCCAGCGCGAGGAACACCCCCGCTGGCAGAAAACGCTTTACGCGTCGATGTTGGCGTATTGGCCCGTGTTGTTGCCGTCTTTCTTGGACCAGTCGCGTTTGACGCCCAAGAACAACACAACGTTCTTGGCGACGTAGACCGAAGAATACGTCCCCACGACAACGCCCCATGTGATCGCGAATACAAAGCCACGGATCACATCACCGCCCAGAACAAGCAGCGCGATCAACGCCAGCAAGGTCGTGCCCGATGTCATCAAGGTCCGGCTCAGGGTTTCGTTGACGCTAAGGTTCATGATCTCACGCAGGTCGCGTTTCTTGTACTTGCGCAGGTTTTCACGCAGCCGGTCAAAGATCACGACTGTATCGTTGATCGAATACCCGATGATGGTCAGGATCGCCGCAATCACCGGCAGGTCAAAGCGGATTTGCAAGATCGAAAACACGCCGATGGTCAACACAACATCGTGGAACAGTGCCGCCACAGCGCCGACCGAAAACTGCCATTCAAACCTCAGCCAGATGTAGATCAGGATCGCGCCAAGCGACGCGGCAACCGCCAGAAACGCCGTCTGGATCAGCTCGCCCGATACTTTGGGGCCAACGGATTCAACCGAGGTAAAGATGATATTGGGGGCAACAGTCTGCAGCGCTTGCTCGACGTTCTGGATCATCTCGGGGGATGCGGCCTCTTCGCCTTCTTGCGACTGGATGCGTACCATGGCGACGTGTTTGGTGCTGTCGCTCGCGGGGTCGAATACCTCCGAGATGGACACATCGCCAAGCTCGAGCGGTGCAAGCGCCTCGCGGTAGGCCGCGATGTCTACGGCGGCGTCACTTTGCGTGCGAAGGGTCGTACCGCCTCGGAAGTCGATGCCATAGTTCAGGCCCATGGTGAACCACACGGCCAAGGCCAGCAGCACCGCCACACAGGACGCACCAAAGGTCAGTTTGGCATGTTTGAAAAAGTCGATATTCGTATCGTCGGGGATCAGTCTCAGACGCATGACGTGAGGTTCCTATACCGTGATTGTCTTGGGACGGCGACGTTCAAACCAGAACACCACGATCAGACGTGTGACGAAATATGCCGTAAAGACCGACGTGATGATGCCAAGCCCCAGCGTCACCGCGAACCCGCGCACAGGGCCAGAGCCAAGCACAAAGAGTATTGTCGCAATGATGAAGGTCGTAATGTTGGCGTCCAGAATGGCGCTGAGCGCGCGTTCATAGCCAAGGCTGATGGCGCGGGCCGGTCCTTTGGCGGTCTTCAGCTCTTCGCGGATGCGTTCAAAGATCAGCACGTTGGCATCCACCGCCATACCCACGGTCAAAACGATCCCCGCAATACCGGGCAAGGTCAACGTCGCGCCGATCAGGCTCAGCAGGCCAAAGATCATACCCACGTTGACGATCAACGCGATATTGGCGAACAGACCGAACAGCCCGTAGCTGGCCCACATAAAGAACAGCACCGCGGCAAAGGCGACGCTGGTCGCGATCTTGCCCGCGTCAATGCTGTCTTGGCCCAGTTCCGGCCCAATGGTGCGTTCTTCGACGAAGGTCAAACCGGCAGGCAAGGCCCCTGCCCGCAGCAAGACGGCCAGATTGGTCGATTCCTCGACCGAGAAGTTGCCGGTGATGATCCCCGACCCGCCGGGGATCGCGCTCTGGATGGTGGGCGCGCTGATGACTTCGTCATCCAGCACGATGGCAAAAGGCGCGCCGATGTTTTCGGCCGTGTAGGTGCCAAACTTGCGCGCACCCGTCGTGTCAAAGCGGAAGCTGACAGCGGGGCGGCCGTTCTGGTCAAAGCTGGGCTGCGCATCGACCAGCTGTTCGCCGGTCACCACGGGGGCGGTTTCGACAATATAGAAAGTGCCGGGCGCTTCGGCATCAGGCAACAGGGAATTGCCCAGACCCGGTGCAGCGTTTTCATTCGCGCCGCGGTTGACCACAGGGTTAAAGGTCAGCTGCGCGGTGGTGCCGATGATCGCCTTCAGCTCGGCGGCTGAACCGATACCCGGCACCTGAATCAAAATACGGTCCGACCCCTGACGCTGGATCGTTGGTTCGCGGGTGCCGACTTCGTCGATACGGCGGCGAATGATTTCCAGCGATTGCTGCATGGTGCGTTCATCCGTCGCCTGCTTTTCGGCGTCGGTCAGGGTGATGGTGATGATGTCGTTGGTACCGTTTACCACGATGTCATTCTGTCCGGTGACGGTCAGCGACTGCACCGGCCGCGCCAGTGCGCGGGTCGCTTCAAGCGCTTGTGCCATGACAGAGCCGTCATTGATGCGCACGCGCAACTCGCCCGTGGGGGCTTCTACACGGCGGACCGGCGTGATCGACCGCAACGCATCGCGGACTTCTGGCCAGGCGGCCTCCATCCGGTTGGCGTAAACGTCTTCGACGTTCACTTCAGCCAACAGATGGGCACCGCCGCGCAGATCGAGGCCCAGATTTACCAGTCGTTCCGGCATCCATTCGGGCCAGAGCGCTTTTTGCGCTTCTAGCTCGGGGGTGGATCCAGCGACGTTAATCGCCTTCACCGCATCATTGTGCTGTTCAACGGGACCGTAGAACGCATTGGGCAGCGCCAGCCACAGGCCAGCGGCACAGGTGAGGATGATCAACACCCGTTTCCACAGATCAATCTGAAGCATGGTACTGCCCTTTTCTGGACACGCCCTCAGGGGCGCTTACTTGGCTGGTTCGGTCTTGGAGACAACGGTGGCGACGGTCGACTGCACGACACGTACTTTGACGTTTTCCGCCAATTCGACTTCAAGCTCGCCGTCATCTTTGACTTTGACAACTTTGCCGATCAGACCGCCAGCGGTGACCACTTGATCGCCGCGACGCAGGCCTTCTACCATGGCTTTATGTTCTTTGACCTTCTTCTGCTGCGGGCGGATGAGCAGAAAATACATGATCGCGAAGATCAAGATCAGGGGTACGAATTGTTGAATGGCTTCCATGGAAGGTCGTCCTTTGTGTTGGGCGCATGCCGCAAACGGCCTGCCGTCTAAGTTTGGCGGAACCTATGTTCAGACGCAGGGCATTGCAAGGCGGGTTCCGGGGGAAATAACGCTGTCCGGTGTCGCACTGCGCAATTACCTGTTTGCGCAAGCATCCAAGGCCCGTTTGCCCCCTCTTGGCGCAACCACATCTGGCACCGCGATCCACAATCGGGCATAACGCGCGCAACGCAGATCATGCGACTCGGACGACAAAGGAACAGCCCATGCACGACATCAAAGCCATCCGCGAAAACCCCGATGCCTTCGACGCGGCCCTCGCACGGCGCGGCGACGCACCTGTGAGTCCACAGGTATTGGCACTGGACGAGGCGCGGCGGGCCAAGATTTCAGCAGCTGAAACCGCACAAGCGGACCAGAACAAAGCCTCCAAGCTCGTGGGCGCTGCCAAGGCCAAGGGCGACGAGGCCGAATTTGAGCGTCTGCGCACATTGGTCAGCGACAAGAAAGCCGAAGTGACCGCCATGCAGGCAGAGGCCAAGGATCTCGACGCGCAGTTGACCGACATGCTGGCGCGCATCCCCAACCTGCCCGCCGATGATGCACCCGACGGC
It encodes the following:
- a CDS encoding lytic murein transglycosylase encodes the protein MRPTQRLATALLLSMGFAAPVAAAQCGNNAGGFEAWKPAFAKEAAAAGVGQRGLDALANARYASSTIAADRNQKSFNYSLDKFMQVRGADTIVAQGRKRKSRDAGFYQSLEARYGVPAGVIIAIHGMETAFGGFMGDTSVVSAITTLTYDCRRSDFFAPHAIGALKLVDTGAISGSTKGAKHGELGHTQFLPGNALRYGVDGNGDGRVDFYNQTDALASTANFLRQKGWQPGAGYQEGQTNFNVIKQWNAAGVYQKAIAIMAARIDG
- a CDS encoding heme-dependent oxidative N-demethylase family protein; protein product: MPVILQTRLPESQTGTPGLPGTGPCGAEDWLLMDEAYAPQMAYREALLAERPEAVFYQSEAAKPAASELLENALALLPRFGFGIDTKAVVCPDGRKVTLDRSQPLWTLAHLVQEDVCILQKRGDEHVLTAAALCFPANWRLADKIEQPLTAIHTPVAEYDADIARRVQRLFDGVRAGRPLWRFNKLRYADADLHQPRRRETGSDMPFTRSERQGILRLPESDAVVFTIHTYVVRDGDKAA
- a CDS encoding DsbE family thiol:disulfide interchange protein, whose protein sequence is MGKISPLMIAPPLVFAGFVALAAFGMFRADPEGLPSTLVGQMAPALPEKPLEGFPAAAPDVLTNGEVTLVNFWASWCPPCRAEHPQLLDMQAQGLSIIGVNFKDLVGAASSYLTDDGNPFEGVAFDPQGRTAINWGVTAPPETFIIAGDGTVLFRYAGPLVGSDYEQRFLPALQDALGN
- the ccmD gene encoding heme exporter protein CcmD is translated as MPDLGKYAAEVLAAYGVSLLLLAGLVVLSLRKGRKARATLAEVEARKHG
- a CDS encoding heme ABC transporter permease; translation: MSLWEYANPVKFLGLSARVQPFVWGGAALCLAVGLLWGFFATPDDYRQGSTVKIIYLHVPAALMAINAWFMMLVASLIWLIRRHHVSALAAKAAAPVGIVMTVIALITGAIWGQPMWGTWWAWDPRLTSFLILFLFYLGYIALWEAVEDPDTAADLTAVLCLVGSVFAVLSRYAVKFWNQGLHQGTSVPLATGGRTVSDVFFYPLLISMIGFGLLFLALVLYRTGTEIRLRRARALLARSERGA
- the ccmB gene encoding heme exporter protein CcmB, whose product is MIALLRRDLMLAFRAGGGFGLGLAFFLIVTVLVPFSVGPQSDLLATIAPGVLWLGALLACLLSLDRLLALDFEDGTLDLLATAPLPLEAALSIKALSHWLTTGLPLVLAAPLLGVMLNLAPSGYLWLVASLGLGTPALSVIGAFGAALTVGIKRGGLLMSLLVLPLYVPTLIFGAEAARRGAMGLDATTPLMLLAGITFGTIALMPFASAAVLRMTLR
- the ccmA gene encoding heme ABC exporter ATP-binding protein CcmA, encoding MTLRVSELAVARGGVPVLDGVTFTVAPGTALILRGPNGAGKTTLLRCIAGLQPPLSGRIDGAEETIAYAGHADGLKAMLSVRENLEFWAQVFGQHDIAPALIAYDLEALQNRLAGTLSAGQKRRLGLARLMVTGRPVWVLDEPTVSLDVAAVGLFASAVTAHLAGGGMALIATHINLGLDAQTFDITPFRAKLSQRSGASDEAFL
- a CDS encoding Mth938-like domain-containing protein, with the translated sequence MRLNEVVYSDAKPVEGYGPGFFRIGGEVFNGPVIAGASGVSPWAGFDDHAPLLALAGKIDILFIGTGPEITHIPADLRSVLEDAGIGVDVMSSPAAARTYNVLLSEGRRIALALIPV
- the secF gene encoding protein translocase subunit SecF, coding for MRLRLIPDDTNIDFFKHAKLTFGASCVAVLLALAVWFTMGLNYGIDFRGGTTLRTQSDAAVDIAAYREALAPLELGDVSISEVFDPASDSTKHVAMVRIQSQEGEEAASPEMIQNVEQALQTVAPNIIFTSVESVGPKVSGELIQTAFLAVAASLGAILIYIWLRFEWQFSVGAVAALFHDVVLTIGVFSILQIRFDLPVIAAILTIIGYSINDTVVIFDRLRENLRKYKKRDLREIMNLSVNETLSRTLMTSGTTLLALIALLVLGGDVIRGFVFAITWGVVVGTYSSVYVAKNVVLFLGVKRDWSKKDGNNTGQYANIDA
- the secD gene encoding protein translocase subunit SecD codes for the protein MLQIDLWKRVLIILTCAAGLWLALPNAFYGPVEQHNDAVKAINVAGSTPELEAQKALWPEWMPERLVNLGLDLRGGAHLLAEVNVEDVYANRMEAAWPEVRDALRSITPVRRVEAPTGELRVRINDGSVMAQALEATRALARPVQSLTVTGQNDIVVNGTNDIITITLTDAEKQATDERTMQQSLEIIRRRIDEVGTREPTIQRQGSDRILIQVPGIGSAAELKAIIGTTAQLTFNPVVNRGANENAAPGLGNSLLPDAEAPGTFYIVETAPVVTGEQLVDAQPSFDQNGRPAVSFRFDTTGARKFGTYTAENIGAPFAIVLDDEVISAPTIQSAIPGGSGIITGNFSVEESTNLAVLLRAGALPAGLTFVEERTIGPELGQDSIDAGKIATSVAFAAVLFFMWASYGLFGLFANIALIVNVGMIFGLLSLIGATLTLPGIAGIVLTVGMAVDANVLIFERIREELKTAKGPARAISLGYERALSAILDANITTFIIATILFVLGSGPVRGFAVTLGLGIITSVFTAYFVTRLIVVFWFERRRPKTITV
- the yajC gene encoding preprotein translocase subunit YajC translates to MEAIQQFVPLILIFAIMYFLLIRPQQKKVKEHKAMVEGLRRGDQVVTAGGLIGKVVKVKDDGELEVELAENVKVRVVQSTVATVVSKTEPAK